A window from Opitutia bacterium ISCC 52 encodes these proteins:
- the rpoB gene encoding DNA-directed RNA polymerase subunit beta — translation MSDRISFGKLQEVISAPNLIQNQIDSFKEYTQQECAPSKRKPTGLEAVFREIFPIESYDGKSVLEYVSYNIVGPKYTEMECIREGVTYSISLYVKLRLREEDQIKDEEIYMGEIPHITERGSFIINGAERVVVSQLHRSPGIAFETAPHTSGKLLHSFRIIPDRGTWLEVQFDNNDLLYVFLDRRRRRRKFLITTLLRAMGYGSDVELLDLFYSIQDLDIGKALKMDSVSNLTLVEDIIDAGQGVVLARAFEPLTKSIIRQFEESEVSAIRVIDTSVDEGAIIRALKKDPTRNEEEALKEIYKRLRPGEPPTTANAKALLKRLFQDPKRYDLGRVGRYKINQKLTLNTDLDMRIVMVEDIVEATRYLIKLKKGEGVVDDIDHLGSRRVRTVGELLANQCRIGLARTERLVRERMTLYDQSVDSITPQKLINPKALSTVIRDFFARSQLSQFMDQINPLAEITHKRRLSALGPGGLNRERAGFEVRDVHPSHYGRICPIETPEGPNIGLINSLSVFSRINEFGFIETPYRVVKDGKVTEEVRYVTADEEEGMIIAQANSKIDDKGNFTEAVTARQGDNFFEADPNVLHYMDVSPKQLVSVAAGLIPFLEHDDANRALMGSNMQRQGVPLLRTQAPYVGTGIESKVAQDSKTVALAEHDGIVASVDSRRVITTPDGELPVKLARNPASDPKKDIYVYELRKFMRSNAGTCFNQKPIVKKGQKLKVGDVIADGACTEQGELALGRNVLVAFMPWHGYNFEDAILISEKVLKQDIFTSIHIEEKEVTARDTKLGPEEITRDIPNVGEEALKNLNHDGVIRVGAEVKPGDILVGKITPKSETELAPEEKLLRAIFGEKAADVKDTSLVVPSGVTGIVMDVKVSTRIDGETETLSPSDRRRQTKQINEEYRNEADRLKENLTEALSNILLGEKIPLDVVNGESGEIIIPANRKITKTLLRRLAAVAKHVEIDPSPVRIKILEIINSFQAKFDELEEERERKIATIESGTEVDSGVIKQVKVYIATKRKLQVGDKMAGRHGNKGVVAKIVPEEDMPYLSDGTPIEICLNPLGVPSRMNVGQVLETHLGYACHKLGIKIATPVFDGIDEAGIREHCKQAGVPEHGKSQLFNGRTGEPLDQEVVVGHIYMMKLNHLVASKIHARAVGPYSLITQQPLGGKAQYGGQRFGEMEVWALEAYGAAYTLQELLTVKSDDVQGRTKIYENLVKGDNSLSAGTPQSFNVLIKEMQSLCLDIRLENQAKAGI, via the coding sequence TATTTCCGCTCCTAACCTCATTCAGAATCAAATTGATTCCTTTAAGGAATATACACAGCAGGAATGCGCTCCATCCAAGCGCAAGCCCACAGGACTGGAAGCTGTGTTTCGCGAGATCTTTCCCATCGAAAGTTACGATGGAAAATCCGTTCTGGAGTACGTGTCCTACAACATTGTTGGACCCAAGTACACGGAAATGGAATGTATCCGGGAAGGTGTTACGTATTCCATATCTCTCTACGTGAAATTGCGCCTTCGTGAAGAAGACCAGATCAAGGACGAAGAAATTTACATGGGTGAAATTCCGCACATTACCGAGCGTGGATCTTTCATCATCAATGGCGCTGAGCGCGTAGTTGTAAGCCAATTGCACCGCTCCCCTGGTATCGCGTTTGAAACAGCGCCTCACACCAGCGGTAAGTTGCTCCACTCATTCCGTATCATTCCCGATCGCGGAACCTGGCTCGAAGTGCAGTTCGACAACAATGATCTGCTATATGTATTCCTCGACCGTCGCCGTCGTCGTCGTAAATTCCTCATTACCACATTGCTCAGAGCAATGGGTTATGGTTCTGATGTAGAATTGCTCGATCTGTTTTATTCTATCCAAGACCTGGATATCGGTAAAGCACTGAAGATGGACAGCGTAAGTAACCTGACCTTGGTCGAAGACATCATCGATGCTGGACAAGGTGTAGTTTTGGCGCGTGCGTTTGAGCCGTTGACCAAGAGTATCATTCGCCAGTTCGAAGAGTCAGAAGTCTCTGCTATACGGGTGATCGACACTTCTGTGGATGAAGGAGCAATCATTCGTGCACTGAAAAAGGATCCTACTCGCAATGAAGAGGAAGCCCTGAAAGAAATTTATAAGCGTCTCCGCCCTGGTGAGCCTCCTACAACGGCAAACGCCAAGGCCTTGTTGAAACGCCTGTTCCAAGATCCAAAGCGCTATGACCTCGGTCGCGTGGGTCGTTACAAGATCAACCAGAAGCTTACTCTCAATACCGATCTGGATATGCGGATCGTTATGGTTGAGGATATCGTAGAAGCGACTCGTTACCTCATCAAATTGAAGAAGGGCGAAGGCGTGGTTGATGACATCGATCACTTAGGTAGTCGCCGTGTGCGCACCGTTGGTGAGCTGTTGGCTAACCAATGCCGTATCGGCCTGGCTCGTACTGAACGCCTGGTTCGTGAGCGTATGACCCTTTACGATCAAAGCGTAGATTCAATTACGCCGCAAAAGCTGATCAATCCCAAGGCGCTGAGTACGGTTATCCGTGACTTCTTCGCCCGAAGTCAGCTGTCCCAATTTATGGATCAGATCAATCCGTTGGCTGAAATCACTCACAAACGTCGTTTGAGTGCTCTCGGGCCTGGAGGTTTGAATCGTGAGCGAGCCGGTTTCGAAGTGCGTGACGTTCACCCGTCTCACTACGGTCGTATTTGTCCCATTGAAACACCTGAAGGTCCAAACATTGGTTTGATCAATTCCTTAAGTGTGTTCTCTCGGATCAATGAATTTGGTTTCATCGAAACCCCTTATCGGGTGGTTAAAGATGGTAAAGTCACTGAAGAAGTTCGCTACGTTACTGCCGATGAAGAAGAAGGTATGATTATAGCGCAGGCGAATTCTAAAATTGATGATAAGGGCAATTTTACTGAAGCGGTAACCGCACGCCAGGGTGACAACTTCTTTGAAGCGGATCCTAACGTGCTTCACTACATGGACGTATCACCGAAGCAGCTCGTTTCTGTTGCTGCAGGTTTGATCCCATTCCTCGAGCACGATGATGCGAACCGCGCATTGATGGGTTCCAATATGCAACGTCAAGGTGTGCCTCTACTTCGCACTCAAGCTCCTTATGTAGGAACTGGAATCGAAAGTAAGGTTGCTCAAGATTCTAAGACGGTTGCACTTGCTGAGCATGACGGTATTGTTGCCTCAGTGGATTCCCGCCGAGTCATTACTACTCCCGATGGAGAATTACCGGTTAAGCTAGCTCGCAATCCTGCATCTGATCCGAAGAAAGACATCTACGTCTACGAGCTCCGTAAGTTCATGCGTTCCAATGCTGGAACTTGCTTCAACCAAAAACCCATCGTTAAGAAAGGCCAGAAGTTGAAAGTCGGAGATGTGATCGCTGATGGTGCTTGCACCGAGCAAGGCGAACTCGCCCTCGGTCGAAACGTATTGGTAGCCTTCATGCCATGGCATGGTTATAACTTTGAGGATGCGATCCTCATCAGTGAAAAAGTGCTCAAGCAGGACATCTTTACTTCCATCCATATTGAGGAAAAAGAAGTCACCGCCCGCGACACTAAGCTCGGACCTGAAGAAATCACTCGAGATATTCCAAACGTAGGTGAGGAAGCACTCAAGAACCTCAACCACGACGGTGTTATCCGTGTAGGCGCTGAGGTTAAGCCTGGTGACATTCTTGTTGGTAAAATTACGCCAAAGAGTGAAACTGAGCTTGCTCCAGAAGAGAAATTGCTTCGTGCAATTTTCGGTGAGAAAGCGGCCGATGTTAAGGATACCTCCTTGGTCGTCCCTTCTGGTGTGACCGGTATCGTTATGGATGTAAAAGTTTCCACCCGAATTGACGGGGAAACGGAAACTCTAAGTCCATCTGATCGTCGTCGTCAGACCAAGCAGATCAATGAGGAATACCGTAATGAAGCTGACCGGTTGAAAGAAAACCTCACTGAGGCTCTTTCCAACATTCTGCTCGGTGAAAAGATCCCTCTCGATGTAGTGAACGGTGAGTCTGGTGAAATTATCATCCCGGCAAACCGCAAGATCACCAAGACCTTGCTTCGACGTCTCGCCGCTGTTGCGAAACATGTGGAAATCGATCCGTCTCCAGTTCGTATCAAGATCCTGGAGATCATCAATTCCTTCCAGGCTAAGTTCGACGAGCTCGAAGAGGAGCGCGAGCGCAAGATTGCCACTATCGAATCTGGCACAGAAGTTGATTCAGGTGTCATCAAGCAGGTGAAAGTCTACATCGCCACCAAGCGTAAGCTTCAAGTCGGTGACAAGATGGCTGGTCGTCACGGAAACAAGGGTGTTGTTGCCAAGATTGTTCCCGAGGAAGATATGCCTTACCTTTCTGATGGAACACCCATTGAAATCTGCCTAAACCCATTGGGAGTTCCTTCCCGAATGAACGTGGGACAGGTATTGGAGACGCACCTCGGTTATGCGTGCCACAAGCTTGGCATCAAGATCGCCACTCCCGTTTTCGACGGTATAGACGAAGCTGGAATCCGTGAGCACTGTAAGCAGGCTGGAGTTCCGGAACACGGCAAGAGCCAGCTCTTTAATGGTAGAACTGGCGAGCCTCTCGACCAAGAGGTGGTTGTTGGGCACATCTACATGATGAAGCTGAATCACTTGGTTGCATCCAAAATTCACGCTCGTGCGGTGGGTCCATACTCACTCATCACGCAACAGCCATTGGGTGGTAAAGCCCAATATGGTGGTCAGCGTTTCGGTGAGATGGAGGTATGGGCACTTGAAGCATACGGTGCCGCCTACACCTTGCAGGAGCTACTCACTGTAAAGTCTGATGATGTTCAAGGCCGGACCAAGATTTACGAAAATCTTGTGAAGGGTGACAACTCACTCAGTGCGGGCACTCCGCAGTCGTTCAACGTCCTGATTAAGGAGATGCAAAGTCTCTGTCTCGACATTCGTCTCGAAAACCAAGCCAAAGCTGGAATTTAA